The genomic window GACAGAGGCTCTACTACGTGCGCTGAAGTCCTGAGTCAATTTCAGCCATCAATTCTTACCGATTTTACAGAGCTGCTGCTCCACTACTACAAAATTTGGATTGCAGCAGTTGCTGGACTTCCCAATGAAATTCCTCCTGAAAATTCATAGGTGTATCAATGAGTCATCGCAGCAAGCGAAAGATTTTAGTGATCGGAGGTAGCAGTGGAATCGGAGCTGCCATTGCCCAAGTATTTGCGTCAAACGGAGATCTAGTAGTCGCAACGGGGGCAACGAAGGAGGAGGTGGAACGTGCTCAGGTTCAGTCAGGATCAACTGCAATCAGCTTTCAGGAATTGGATGTCCGGGATGGGAGTGCTGTTCAAGCCTGTATTGATGAGATTAATTCATTGGATGTACTGGTCAATTGTGCTGGAGTG from SAR324 cluster bacterium includes these protein-coding regions:
- a CDS encoding SDR family NAD(P)-dependent oxidoreductase: MSHRSKRKILVIGGSSGIGAAIAQVFASNGDLVVATGATKEEVERAQVQSGSTAISFQELDVRDGSAVQACIDEINSLDVLVNCAGV